A stretch of Amycolatopsis balhimycina FH 1894 DNA encodes these proteins:
- a CDS encoding DUF6191 domain-containing protein produces MGVAWAMAFPMLVVLLFLLAVLEVWGRRFLPWHRRGDGSRMASSVATEEVEAILGGTKQHELEQRQVQLMLVDDQADGAPPRTHVDLDAGKIVFRQQ; encoded by the coding sequence ATGGGTGTGGCCTGGGCGATGGCGTTTCCGATGCTGGTCGTGCTGCTGTTCCTGCTCGCGGTGCTCGAGGTCTGGGGCCGTCGGTTCCTGCCGTGGCACCGCCGCGGGGACGGCTCCCGCATGGCGAGTTCGGTCGCGACCGAAGAGGTCGAGGCGATCCTCGGCGGCACCAAGCAGCACGAGCTCGAACAGCGCCAGGTGCAGCTGATGCTGGTCGACGACCAGGCTGACGGCGCCCCGCCGCGCACTCACGTCGACCTTGACGCCGGGAAGATCGTCTTCCGGCAGCAGTGA
- a CDS encoding TetR/AcrR family transcriptional regulator: MDRVAAAAGVGKGTVFHRFGNREGLMRALVESRVETLSAALESGPPPLGPGAPPAERLGAFFDAVIELASKNVKVMAAFEQASTDRLSSPIYLSWHAHVSGLIASAAPSLDADLVAHLLLGSLHSDLMLRFLKTGETDRLAAGLRSMVSTLLR, encoded by the coding sequence ATGGACCGCGTCGCGGCCGCGGCCGGCGTCGGCAAGGGCACGGTGTTCCACCGCTTCGGCAACCGCGAAGGCCTGATGCGTGCGCTGGTGGAGTCCCGAGTCGAGACACTGTCGGCCGCTTTGGAGTCGGGCCCACCCCCGCTGGGCCCGGGCGCACCCCCAGCCGAGCGGCTGGGGGCGTTCTTCGACGCGGTGATCGAGCTGGCTTCGAAGAACGTCAAGGTGATGGCGGCGTTCGAGCAGGCGTCGACGGACCGCCTGAGCAGCCCGATCTACCTGTCGTGGCACGCGCACGTGTCAGGGTTGATCGCGTCGGCGGCGCCTTCGCTCGACGCCGACCTGGTAGCGCACCTGCTGCTGGGCTCGTTGCACAGCGACCTGATGCTGCGTTTTTTGAAAACAGGCGAGACAGACCGCCTGGCCGCGGGGCTGCGCTCGATGGTCTCCACGTTGCTGCGCTGA
- the pdhA gene encoding pyruvate dehydrogenase (acetyl-transferring) E1 component subunit alpha → MPSEQWTHPEPGDGPAAVAAQPSPEQVIAGLRATSEGGAELTQLLTPEGERVPSPQFDKYVEDVDAEALRGLYRDMVLVRRADREANAMQRQGQLGIWVPLLGQEAAQVGSGRALKPNDMAFPSYREHGVAYARGVDMKDLLGIFRCTDHSGWDYKAHGFHPYCIVIGNQVLNAAGYAMGQKFEGKVGDDDGEATICYFGDGATSQGDVHEGFVWAAVYDAPLVFFCQNNQWAISEPTERQSRLPLYQRARGYGFPGIRVDGNDVLACLAVSRWALDECRHGNGPVLIEAFTYRMDAHTTTDDPSRYRLSDELEEWKLKDPIERVRAFLARGGYADQAFFDSVQADADAFAADLREYTFNMPEPPPERIFSNVYAEGNPVLDAQREEFLSYLDGFVSAGEH, encoded by the coding sequence ATGCCGTCCGAACAGTGGACGCACCCGGAGCCTGGAGACGGCCCGGCCGCGGTCGCGGCCCAGCCCTCCCCCGAACAGGTGATCGCCGGTTTGCGAGCAACCAGCGAAGGTGGCGCTGAGCTGACTCAGCTGCTCACCCCCGAAGGCGAACGGGTGCCCTCGCCCCAGTTCGACAAGTACGTCGAGGACGTCGACGCCGAAGCGCTGCGCGGCCTTTACCGCGACATGGTGCTCGTGCGACGGGCCGACCGCGAAGCGAACGCCATGCAGCGCCAGGGCCAGCTCGGCATCTGGGTCCCGCTGCTCGGCCAGGAGGCCGCGCAGGTCGGCTCCGGCCGCGCGCTGAAGCCGAACGACATGGCGTTCCCCAGCTACCGCGAGCACGGCGTCGCGTACGCGCGCGGGGTCGACATGAAGGACCTGCTGGGCATCTTCCGGTGCACCGACCACAGCGGCTGGGATTACAAAGCCCACGGCTTCCACCCGTACTGCATCGTGATCGGCAACCAGGTGCTCAACGCCGCCGGCTACGCGATGGGGCAGAAGTTCGAAGGCAAGGTCGGTGACGACGACGGCGAAGCCACGATCTGCTACTTCGGCGACGGCGCCACTTCGCAGGGTGACGTCCACGAAGGATTCGTCTGGGCCGCCGTCTACGACGCGCCGCTCGTCTTCTTCTGCCAGAACAACCAGTGGGCCATCTCGGAGCCGACCGAGCGCCAGTCGCGCCTGCCGCTCTACCAGCGCGCCCGCGGCTACGGCTTCCCCGGCATCCGCGTCGACGGCAACGACGTCCTCGCCTGCCTGGCGGTTTCGCGCTGGGCGCTCGACGAGTGCCGCCACGGCAACGGCCCGGTGCTGATCGAGGCGTTCACCTACCGGATGGACGCGCACACGACGACCGACGACCCGTCCCGCTACCGGCTCTCCGACGAGCTGGAAGAGTGGAAGCTCAAGGACCCGATCGAGCGCGTCCGCGCGTTCCTGGCCCGCGGCGGCTACGCCGACCAGGCGTTCTTCGACAGCGTCCAGGCCGACGCCGACGCGTTCGCCGCCGACCTGCGCGAGTACACGTTCAACATGCCGGAACCGCCGCCGGAGAGGATCTTCAGCAACGTCTACGCCGAGGGCAACCCGGTGCTGGACGCGCAGCGCGAAGAGTTCCTGTCCTACCTCGACGGCTTCGTATCGGCGGGTGAGCACTGA
- a CDS encoding ABC transporter ATP-binding protein, which translates to MEFMLARRGRRRHATTVPESGLTGPVEIPEPKPEDQPKDLRSRLKRAKTSLAGTVRGLPKVVKLTWQASPILTILLALITLLSGLLPTVTAYIAKLLLDSVVAAIQHRGTTGDIVNVALFQFGVLAATAISSALTSIAQSLLQERMTLTIRHQVMAHASELHLAYFEGSTSYDMLRQAAQEAPTRPLSMMNSALGLVRTLITFGSMVALLVAVSPLLALVALVAPIPAFISQSKYGSRAFWLTFLMSPIKRRMDYLSSLVTTDTYAKETKLFGLGPYFVDRFRRLGLVSYERQRKLTINRNISSTSWGLLSTFAGSAIALYIALEAVGGRLTLGDLALYTAAAASVQTSVSGLFTAFSGMYENNLYLDTLYRFLDTEPEITAPASPRTFPSTVEGHIEFDSVTFTYPGAEEPALDNVSFEIRPGETVAVVGRNGAGKSTLFKLLCRLYDPTGGTIRLDGVDIREYDPVELRTRISAMFQDYVTYQGTAAENIGLGDLTRLEDRPHVEDSARRAGADERIERLPQGYDSPLGRWFDQGVSLSGGEWQKIALARAFQREAPLLILDEPTSALDAQAEHDLFSRLRELSEGRTTLYISHRFSTVRQAERILLLDHGKVAEYGTHEELMAAKAGYAELFTLQAQAYLDEVPS; encoded by the coding sequence ATGGAGTTCATGCTGGCTCGGCGAGGAAGACGGCGGCACGCCACGACGGTCCCGGAAAGCGGGCTCACCGGACCGGTCGAAATCCCCGAGCCCAAGCCCGAGGACCAGCCGAAAGACCTGCGCTCCCGGCTGAAGCGCGCGAAGACGTCCCTGGCGGGCACGGTCCGTGGCCTGCCGAAGGTCGTGAAGCTGACGTGGCAGGCCAGCCCGATCCTGACGATCCTGCTGGCGTTGATCACGCTGCTGTCGGGACTGCTGCCGACCGTGACCGCGTACATCGCGAAGCTGCTTCTCGACTCCGTCGTCGCGGCGATCCAGCATCGCGGCACCACGGGCGACATCGTGAACGTCGCGTTGTTCCAGTTCGGCGTGCTGGCCGCGACGGCGATCAGCAGCGCGCTGACGTCGATCGCGCAGTCCCTGCTGCAGGAACGCATGACGCTGACCATCCGCCACCAGGTGATGGCGCACGCCAGCGAGCTGCACCTGGCGTACTTCGAGGGCTCGACGTCGTACGACATGCTGCGCCAGGCCGCGCAGGAGGCGCCGACGCGGCCGCTGTCGATGATGAACTCCGCGCTGGGGCTCGTGCGGACGCTGATCACGTTCGGCAGCATGGTCGCGCTGCTCGTCGCGGTCAGCCCGCTGCTGGCCCTGGTCGCGCTGGTGGCGCCGATCCCGGCGTTCATCTCGCAGTCGAAGTACGGCTCGCGCGCGTTCTGGCTGACGTTCCTGATGTCGCCGATCAAGCGGCGGATGGACTACCTGTCCTCGCTGGTCACCACGGACACCTACGCCAAGGAGACGAAGCTGTTCGGGCTCGGCCCGTACTTCGTCGACCGGTTCCGCCGGCTCGGCCTCGTCTCGTACGAGCGGCAGCGGAAGCTGACGATCAACCGCAACATCAGCTCGACGTCCTGGGGGCTGCTGAGCACGTTCGCGGGCTCGGCGATCGCGCTGTACATCGCGCTGGAGGCGGTCGGCGGACGGCTCACGCTGGGGGACCTGGCGCTGTACACGGCCGCGGCGGCGTCGGTGCAGACGTCGGTGTCCGGGCTGTTCACGGCGTTTTCGGGGATGTACGAGAACAATCTCTACCTCGACACGCTGTACCGGTTCCTGGACACGGAACCGGAGATCACGGCACCGGCGTCGCCACGCACCTTCCCGTCCACAGTGGAGGGACACATCGAGTTCGATTCGGTGACCTTCACCTACCCCGGCGCGGAGGAACCGGCGCTCGACAACGTCAGCTTCGAGATCCGGCCCGGCGAGACGGTGGCGGTCGTGGGCCGCAACGGCGCGGGCAAGTCGACGCTGTTCAAGCTGCTCTGCCGGCTCTACGACCCGACCGGCGGCACGATCCGCCTCGACGGCGTCGACATCCGCGAGTACGACCCGGTCGAGCTGCGGACGCGGATCAGCGCGATGTTCCAGGACTACGTGACGTACCAGGGCACGGCCGCGGAGAACATCGGCCTCGGCGACCTGACCCGGCTCGAGGACCGCCCGCACGTCGAGGACTCGGCGCGCCGCGCGGGCGCGGACGAGCGCATCGAGCGGCTGCCGCAGGGGTACGACAGCCCGCTCGGGCGCTGGTTCGACCAGGGCGTGAGCCTCTCTGGTGGTGAGTGGCAGAAGATCGCGCTGGCCAGGGCGTTCCAGCGGGAGGCGCCCCTGTTGATCCTCGACGAGCCGACGTCGGCGCTGGACGCGCAGGCCGAGCACGACTTGTTCTCGCGGCTGCGTGAGCTGTCCGAGGGCCGCACGACGCTGTACATCTCGCACCGGTTCTCGACGGTGCGCCAGGCGGAGCGGATCCTGTTGCTGGACCACGGAAAGGTCGCCGAGTACGGCACGCACGAGGAGCTGATGGCGGCGAAGGCGGGCTACGCCGAGCTGTTCACCCTCCAGGCCCAGGCGTACCTCGACGAGGTGCCGAGCTAG
- a CDS encoding M20/M25/M40 family metallo-hydrolase gives MEQKSVRESVVSAWINDVTPSLSGLVAIPALSPAFDAGWAQSGHLAAAVDHVREWIAGRDLPGATLEVVQLEDRTPLLLVDVPATPGAADKGTVLMYGHLDKQPPVGGWSEGLGPWTPVLRDGRLYGRGSVDDGYSGYAATTAIEAVHAAGGEHARIVVLLETGEESGSPDLPAYVEHLADRIGEVSLVVCLDAGGSDYERLWLVTSLRGMLHLDVTVQLLASAQHSGVASGAVASSFRILRHLIERLEDSATGELLPAELKADVPADRLAELKAVSQDFPEAMSKAFPLVEGGRVITEDALELMLNNAWRPTLSVIGADGFPKPADAGNVLRESTTLTLSFRLPPTADAEKALEAVKRVLTTDVPYGAKVTIGSPQAENGWNAPTEAPWLTTALRTVSDEVFGRPHRATGMGGSIPFMGLLSRKYPAAQFLVTGACGADSNIHVPDEWLHLDYAQQVTEAVAHILDAHARG, from the coding sequence GTGGAGCAGAAATCCGTCCGTGAATCCGTCGTGTCCGCCTGGATCAACGACGTCACCCCGAGCCTGTCCGGGCTGGTGGCCATCCCCGCTTTGTCCCCGGCTTTCGACGCCGGCTGGGCGCAGAGTGGCCACCTCGCCGCCGCCGTCGACCACGTCCGCGAGTGGATCGCCGGGCGTGACCTGCCCGGCGCGACGCTGGAGGTCGTGCAGCTCGAAGACCGGACCCCCCTGTTGCTCGTCGACGTCCCGGCGACCCCGGGCGCGGCGGACAAGGGCACCGTCCTGATGTACGGCCACCTCGACAAGCAGCCGCCGGTCGGCGGCTGGTCCGAAGGCCTCGGCCCGTGGACCCCGGTGCTCCGCGACGGCCGGCTGTACGGCCGCGGGTCCGTCGACGACGGCTACTCCGGCTACGCGGCGACGACGGCGATCGAGGCCGTGCACGCGGCCGGCGGTGAGCACGCCCGCATCGTCGTGCTGCTGGAGACCGGCGAGGAGTCCGGCAGCCCCGACCTGCCCGCCTACGTCGAGCACCTGGCCGACCGCATCGGCGAGGTCTCGCTGGTGGTCTGCCTCGACGCCGGCGGCAGCGACTACGAGCGGTTGTGGCTGGTCACGAGCCTGCGCGGGATGCTGCACCTCGACGTCACGGTGCAGCTGCTCGCCTCGGCGCAGCACTCCGGCGTCGCGTCCGGCGCCGTCGCGAGCTCGTTCCGGATCCTGCGGCACCTGATCGAACGCCTCGAGGACAGCGCGACCGGGGAATTGCTGCCGGCCGAGCTCAAGGCCGACGTCCCGGCGGACCGGCTCGCGGAGCTCAAGGCCGTCTCGCAGGACTTCCCGGAGGCGATGTCGAAGGCGTTCCCGCTGGTCGAAGGCGGGCGCGTGATCACCGAGGACGCGCTGGAGCTGATGCTCAACAACGCGTGGCGCCCGACGCTGTCGGTGATCGGCGCCGACGGCTTCCCGAAGCCCGCCGACGCCGGCAACGTCCTGCGCGAGAGCACGACGTTGACGCTGAGCTTCCGTCTCCCGCCGACGGCCGACGCCGAGAAGGCGCTCGAAGCCGTGAAGCGCGTCCTGACCACCGACGTCCCGTACGGCGCGAAGGTGACGATCGGCTCGCCCCAGGCGGAGAACGGCTGGAACGCGCCGACCGAGGCGCCGTGGCTGACGACGGCCCTGCGCACGGTCAGCGACGAGGTCTTCGGCCGCCCCCACCGCGCGACCGGCATGGGCGGGTCGATCCCGTTCATGGGCCTGCTCTCGCGGAAGTACCCGGCCGCGCAGTTCCTGGTCACCGGCGCGTGCGGGGCCGACTCGAACATCCACGTGCCGGACGAGTGGCTGCACCTGGACTACGCGCAGCAGGTCACCGAGGCCGTCGCGCACATCCTGGACGCCCACGCCCGCGGCTAG
- a CDS encoding alpha-ketoacid dehydrogenase subunit beta — MSDIQKLTIGKALNLGLRRAMEEDPKVLIMGEDVGKLGGVFRITDGLQKDFGEQRVLDTPLAESGIIGTAVGLAVRGFRPVCEIQFEGFIFPGFDQISSQLAKLHYRTQGKIKMPVVIRVPFGGGIGAVEHHSESPESLFAHIPGLKVVSISNAVDAYWGIQQAIKSDDPILFFEPKRLYHSGALRAEIDTDGTPSKIFSSQIVREGTTATVVAYGPSVKVAVDAAAAAEDEGKSLEVIDLRTLSPLDLGPVFESVRKTGRLIALSEAPSESSLTSEIAARVQQECFYSLEAPVLRVTGFDTPYPPAKLEEHYLPDLDRVLHAVDRSLAW, encoded by the coding sequence ATGAGCGACATCCAGAAACTCACCATCGGCAAGGCGCTCAACCTCGGCCTGCGCCGCGCGATGGAAGAAGACCCCAAGGTCCTGATCATGGGCGAGGACGTCGGCAAGCTCGGCGGCGTCTTCCGGATCACCGACGGCCTGCAGAAGGACTTCGGCGAGCAGCGCGTGCTGGACACGCCGCTCGCCGAGTCGGGCATCATCGGCACCGCGGTCGGCCTGGCCGTGCGCGGCTTCCGGCCGGTGTGCGAGATCCAGTTCGAGGGCTTCATCTTCCCCGGCTTCGACCAGATCTCCTCGCAGCTGGCGAAGCTGCACTACCGGACGCAGGGCAAGATCAAGATGCCCGTCGTGATCCGGGTGCCGTTCGGCGGCGGGATCGGCGCGGTCGAGCACCACTCGGAGTCGCCGGAGTCGCTGTTCGCGCACATCCCGGGGCTCAAGGTCGTGTCCATTTCGAACGCCGTCGACGCCTACTGGGGCATCCAGCAGGCGATCAAGTCGGACGACCCGATCCTGTTCTTCGAACCGAAGCGGCTGTACCACTCGGGCGCGCTGCGCGCGGAGATCGACACGGACGGCACGCCGTCGAAGATCTTCTCCTCGCAGATCGTGCGCGAAGGCACGACGGCGACGGTCGTCGCGTACGGCCCGTCGGTGAAGGTCGCCGTCGACGCGGCCGCCGCGGCCGAGGACGAAGGCAAATCCCTCGAGGTCATCGACCTGCGCACACTCTCGCCGCTGGACCTGGGTCCGGTGTTCGAGTCGGTGCGCAAGACCGGCCGGCTGATCGCGCTGTCGGAGGCGCCGTCGGAGTCGTCGCTGACGTCGGAGATCGCCGCGCGCGTCCAGCAGGAGTGCTTCTACTCGCTGGAAGCGCCCGTCCTCCGGGTGACCGGGTTCGACACGCCGTACCCGCCGGCCAAGCTCGAGGAGCACTACCTCCCCGACCTCGACCGGGTGCTGCACGCCGTCGACCGCTCGCTCGCCTGGTAA
- a CDS encoding dihydrolipoamide acetyltransferase family protein has protein sequence MPTYKQFPLADTAEGLTEADILNWHVKPGDTVTVNQIVVEIETAKAAVELPIPWAGIVTELHVEPGQTVEVGTPILTIDVDPGGATAPAPAAAAPAAAPVEEEEMKPLVGYGSKAVVTHRRARKGSEPAPVAAVAAPPAPAPVAPRGGYVPLAKPPVRKLAKDLGVDLHALTGSAEGGVITRDDVERAANGTPVAAIVAGGARERRVPIKGVRKMTAAAMVQSAFTAPHVTEFLTIDVTPMMEFREKLKKSREFAGVKVTPLTFAAKAVCLAAKRTPDVNAVWDEQTQEIVYKDYVHLGIAAATPRGLIVPKVRDADSMSLKELAQALTALTDTAREGKTSPADMANGTITITNVGVFGVDTGTPIINPGESAILCLGAIKDQPWVVDGEIKVRKVLQLSLSFDHRVVDGQQGSEFLADVGALLADPAMAMTY, from the coding sequence ATGCCTACGTACAAACAGTTCCCCCTGGCCGACACGGCCGAGGGGCTGACCGAAGCCGACATCCTGAACTGGCACGTGAAGCCGGGCGACACCGTGACGGTCAACCAGATCGTGGTCGAGATCGAGACCGCGAAGGCCGCCGTCGAGCTGCCGATCCCGTGGGCCGGGATAGTCACCGAGCTGCACGTCGAGCCGGGCCAGACGGTGGAGGTCGGCACGCCGATCCTCACCATCGACGTCGACCCGGGTGGCGCCACGGCGCCTGCACCGGCCGCGGCTGCTCCTGCTGCTGCGCCTGTCGAAGAAGAAGAGATGAAGCCGCTGGTCGGCTACGGCTCCAAGGCCGTCGTCACGCATCGGCGCGCCCGCAAGGGTTCGGAACCCGCTCCGGTAGCCGCTGTCGCCGCTCCTCCGGCGCCTGCTCCGGTTGCTCCTCGCGGCGGGTACGTCCCGCTGGCGAAGCCACCGGTACGAAAGCTCGCGAAAGACCTCGGCGTCGACCTGCACGCGCTGACCGGCAGCGCCGAGGGTGGCGTCATCACCCGCGACGACGTCGAGCGTGCCGCCAACGGAACTCCGGTCGCGGCCATCGTGGCTGGTGGAGCACGCGAGCGACGCGTGCCGATCAAGGGCGTCCGGAAGATGACCGCGGCCGCGATGGTGCAGAGCGCGTTCACCGCTCCGCACGTCACGGAGTTCCTGACCATCGACGTCACGCCGATGATGGAGTTCCGCGAGAAGCTGAAGAAGTCGCGGGAGTTCGCCGGGGTCAAGGTCACGCCGCTGACGTTCGCCGCGAAGGCCGTGTGCCTGGCGGCGAAGCGCACCCCGGACGTCAACGCGGTCTGGGACGAGCAGACGCAGGAGATCGTCTACAAGGACTACGTGCACCTCGGCATCGCGGCGGCGACACCGCGCGGCCTGATCGTGCCCAAGGTCCGCGACGCCGACTCGATGTCGCTCAAGGAGCTGGCGCAGGCGCTGACGGCCCTGACCGACACGGCCCGCGAGGGCAAGACGTCGCCGGCGGACATGGCGAACGGCACGATCACGATCACCAACGTGGGCGTGTTCGGCGTAGACACCGGAACGCCGATCATCAACCCGGGCGAGTCGGCGATCCTGTGCCTCGGCGCGATCAAGGACCAGCCGTGGGTCGTGGACGGCGAGATCAAGGTCCGCAAGGTGCTCCAGCTGTCGCTGAGCTTCGACCACCGCGTGGTCGACGGCCAGCAGGGCTCGGAGTTCCTGGCCGACGTCGGCGCCTTGCTGGCCGACCCGGCCATGGCCATGACGTACTGA
- a CDS encoding quinone oxidoreductase family protein — MLKVEEQPAAVPASVALALMNTADVKAGETVLVEAVSGAIGGYLARLTEQKGVRVVATAGKGKADIDHDDPDWRQKVPEGLDVVFESIGGPRAAELTAKLGPFGRILAYGMLSGELPVFSVTDLIPRGLTVIGFGGPDAYGKRVAAVRDEALRLVADGTLTPVLDRTYPLADVAAAHARVESREGIGKVVLVP, encoded by the coding sequence GTGCTCAAGGTCGAGGAGCAGCCCGCTGCCGTTCCGGCCTCCGTGGCGCTCGCCTTGATGAACACCGCGGACGTCAAAGCAGGCGAAACCGTGCTGGTCGAGGCCGTCTCCGGGGCGATCGGTGGCTACCTGGCCCGGCTCACCGAACAAAAAGGCGTTCGAGTCGTGGCCACTGCCGGTAAGGGAAAGGCCGACATCGACCACGACGATCCGGACTGGCGGCAGAAGGTGCCCGAAGGTCTCGACGTCGTCTTCGAGTCGATCGGTGGCCCGCGCGCCGCCGAGCTCACCGCGAAACTCGGCCCGTTCGGCCGGATCCTCGCCTACGGCATGCTCAGCGGCGAGCTGCCGGTCTTCTCTGTCACCGACCTCATTCCCCGCGGGCTGACCGTGATCGGCTTCGGCGGTCCGGACGCCTACGGGAAGCGGGTCGCGGCCGTCCGCGACGAGGCGCTTCGCCTCGTCGCGGACGGCACGCTGACCCCCGTGCTCGACCGGACCTATCCCCTCGCCGACGTCGCCGCGGCGCACGCGCGCGTCGAGAGCCGCGAGGGCATCGGCAAGGTCGTGCTCGTTCCCTAG
- a CDS encoding TetR/AcrR family transcriptional regulator: protein MSVEARRAMIVHAVLPLLMEHGANVTTSQIARAAGIGEGTIFRAFKDKDELFDACTAEALRPDHVLDAISDIPLDQPLADRLVEAADALGAHLERMGALMGALHASGRHKLRDPEQRLKDRRGTWKGGRRESMTAMRGATVELFTPEKDRLRLPPEQLASLFLALLFGGRPMAADGDAPTTRQVVDVFLHGAVEAP, encoded by the coding sequence ATGAGCGTCGAGGCCCGGCGCGCCATGATCGTGCACGCGGTGCTGCCGCTCCTGATGGAGCACGGCGCCAACGTGACCACCAGCCAGATCGCCCGCGCCGCCGGCATCGGCGAGGGCACCATCTTCCGCGCCTTCAAGGACAAGGACGAGCTCTTCGACGCCTGCACCGCGGAAGCTCTCCGGCCCGACCACGTGCTCGACGCGATCTCCGACATCCCCCTGGACCAGCCCCTGGCCGACCGCCTCGTCGAGGCCGCCGACGCGCTCGGCGCGCACCTCGAGCGGATGGGCGCGCTGATGGGCGCCCTGCACGCGTCCGGCAGGCACAAGCTCCGCGACCCCGAACAGCGCCTCAAGGACCGGCGCGGCACATGGAAGGGCGGGCGCCGCGAGTCGATGACCGCCATGCGCGGGGCGACGGTCGAACTGTTCACGCCCGAGAAGGACCGGCTGCGGCTGCCGCCCGAGCAGCTCGCGTCGCTGTTCCTGGCCCTGTTGTTCGGCGGCCGCCCGATGGCGGCGGACGGCGACGCGCCCACCACGCGCCAGGTGGTCGACGTCTTCCTGCACGGCGCCGTGGAGGCTCCGTGA
- a CDS encoding FxsA family protein — translation MAVAFLLYVFAEIAAIWAVGSAVGVLGTLALLLAGAFLGSWLARREGGKAMRAFVESARLGRPSEKELTDGMLVGLGGVLILVPGFVSDVLGLLLILPPSRAVARRLWLRRMEKRAVRFANQRRGPAMVVDSEVVDEEPRRQPTVIEGRVIEG, via the coding sequence ATGGCTGTCGCGTTCTTGCTCTACGTCTTCGCCGAGATCGCCGCGATCTGGGCGGTGGGTTCGGCCGTCGGCGTGCTCGGCACGCTGGCCCTCCTGCTGGCCGGAGCCTTCTTGGGCTCGTGGCTGGCCCGCCGAGAGGGCGGCAAGGCGATGAGGGCGTTCGTCGAGTCGGCCCGATTGGGGCGTCCATCGGAGAAGGAACTGACCGACGGAATGCTCGTCGGCCTCGGCGGGGTGTTGATCCTGGTCCCTGGCTTCGTCAGTGACGTGCTCGGGCTGCTGCTGATCCTCCCGCCGTCGCGCGCGGTGGCCCGCCGGCTGTGGCTGCGGCGGATGGAAAAGCGGGCCGTCCGGTTCGCCAACCAGCGGCGGGGGCCGGCGATGGTGGTGGACAGCGAAGTGGTGGACGAAGAGCCGCGACGTCAACCCACGGTCATCGAAGGCCGTGTCATCGAGGGTTAG